Proteins encoded within one genomic window of Mycolicibacterium aubagnense:
- a CDS encoding glycoside hydrolase family 25 domain-containing protein codes for MEFAKRIFFDRLGDDYVYGGTWDPNNRGVGCDCSGLVTDVLSAVFNGNHMVWGRQGLSTESYRYQPVGEQHVGPFDLVHVASLSEVPGDAPVVINLHHEGDGGPHSHMNCVVDGVAMESSGSYGCCTTPKSIPSDSSYWNDHWYVAGPVVEDGTPPTQGHMDSFFADVSEFQVPVGDSYPYKILSIRVSDGTHQDSKFAQNYAWMRNALDSGRLECGIVYTYVRPNWQDNANTVRQMIDANGGLHPKVVLMLDVESGGNPAGDGSDWINALYDNLTQYAGDPARVIGYANQGDFNTMWVSRPKGLRVIAASYGSNPLLPGQIAHQYTDGAYGANQGLPMGCNPFGNCDMNVADGLSPNDFAAACGIGTAGGAAPAAATATTGVITMAQPQDILNMLNGTNTDGSPLIGPDGADYREVDLLAPDTVPLDETRNTTRSVLDQITTLSRVLTRTHNGKTIFDMVSDLHDKM; via the coding sequence GTGGAGTTCGCCAAACGCATTTTCTTCGATCGGCTCGGTGACGATTACGTCTACGGCGGTACCTGGGATCCCAACAATCGCGGCGTGGGTTGTGACTGTTCGGGCCTGGTGACCGACGTGCTCTCAGCGGTGTTCAACGGCAACCACATGGTGTGGGGCAGGCAAGGACTGTCCACCGAGTCGTATCGATACCAGCCGGTTGGCGAGCAGCACGTCGGACCATTCGACCTGGTGCATGTCGCATCGTTGAGCGAAGTACCCGGCGACGCGCCGGTGGTGATCAACCTTCACCATGAAGGTGACGGCGGTCCACATTCGCACATGAACTGTGTCGTCGACGGGGTCGCGATGGAATCGTCGGGCTCATACGGGTGCTGTACCACCCCCAAGTCCATCCCTTCCGACAGCAGCTACTGGAATGATCACTGGTATGTGGCGGGTCCGGTTGTCGAAGACGGCACACCTCCGACCCAGGGCCACATGGATAGCTTCTTTGCCGACGTGTCCGAATTCCAGGTCCCGGTAGGCGATTCCTACCCGTACAAGATTCTTTCCATCCGCGTGAGCGACGGCACCCACCAGGATTCCAAGTTCGCGCAAAACTATGCGTGGATGCGCAATGCGCTGGACTCCGGCCGGTTGGAATGCGGCATCGTTTACACCTACGTGCGTCCGAATTGGCAGGACAATGCCAACACCGTGCGGCAGATGATCGATGCCAATGGGGGACTGCACCCCAAGGTCGTGCTGATGCTGGACGTGGAAAGTGGCGGGAACCCCGCCGGCGACGGATCCGATTGGATCAACGCCCTATACGACAACCTGACCCAATACGCTGGTGACCCGGCGCGTGTCATCGGGTATGCCAACCAGGGTGACTTCAACACGATGTGGGTGTCGCGGCCCAAAGGATTACGGGTGATTGCTGCGTCGTACGGCTCCAACCCGCTGCTGCCTGGGCAGATCGCTCACCAGTACACAGATGGCGCGTACGGCGCCAATCAAGGCCTGCCGATGGGATGTAACCCATTCGGCAACTGCGACATGAACGTCGCAGACGGCTTGTCGCCCAACGATTTTGCCGCAGCCTGCGGCATCGGAACCGCTGGCGGCGCAGCACCGGCAGCCGCCACGGCCACGACAGGAGTGATTACCATGGCTCAGCCCCAAGACATCCTGAATATGCTGAACGGCACCAACACAGACGGTTCACCGCTGATCGGCCCCGATGGAGCGGACTACCGTGAGGTGGACCTGCTGGCCCCGGACACCGTGCCGCTCGACGAAACGCGGAACACCACCCGCTCGGTGTTGGACCAGATTACGACGCTGTCGAGAGTGCTCACCAGAACCCACAACGGCAAGACGATATTCGACATGGTGTCCGATCTGCACGACAAGATGTGA